AAGCCCGAACCGCCGTCGTCTTCCCCGTCCCCTTCTCGCCACGGATCAGGACACCGCCGATCGAAGGGTCCACCGCGTTCGCGAGAAGGCCCTTCTTCAGAAGCTCCTGGCCCACCATCGCGCTGAACGGAAACAGCCTCATAATCTCACCCTTTAAACTTGGATGGCGGAAAATGGGGAAAAGTGACGTCGCCCTTCGGAAAGGAACGCCGGCATCCGAATCATTCTACAACGGAAGGCAAGCCTTATCCCGCCGCCTCGCTACGAACCATGGTGAGAAAAGCGGGTTAAGGAAGCGTGGGGGGTTCCCCAGGGGGAAGCGCTTCGATGAATCCTGCGATGTGTTCCTCTATTTCAGGAGACAGCTCGGTCATCACCGCCGTCTTCTTTTCACCGTCGATGCCCTTCAGGAATGCGCCGCACATTTCGCACCGGTCGTGGTGTGTCCGGAACAGCACCGCCATGGTAGGGGAAAGACGGTCTGCGGCGTAGGCCCGCAGCAACGTTTCCACCTGCTCGCGTCGTTCCCTGGCCGCCCGTTCGACGTATTTCCCGATATCCAGGTTGTGCTCGCGGACTTTCTCCAGTATGAACGCCTTCAGGCGGTAACGGACTTCCTCGGGAATCTCCTCGGGACGGATCTGCCGGCAAAGGATGCGCGTCGTGTCGTAGGTGCGCAGGAAATTCATGCAAGGTTCGCATAGCTCGAGGTGGCGGGAAAATTCCTGCCGCAAGTGCTCTTCCATCGTACCTTCCAGGTAGTCGCCCAGCAGGTACACCAGTTCTTTGCAGTTCATCGCCGCTCCGTCTTCCCTTCCCTGAGATATACGGAAAGTCTTTCCCTCAGATACAGCCTTGCACGGTGGAGGCGGGACTTCACGGCGGGAACCGTCAGGCCGAGGATCTGCGCCGTCTCCTCGTTGGACATCCCCTCCATGTCGCTCAACACGAAGACCACGCGGTAC
The genomic region above belongs to Deltaproteobacteria bacterium and contains:
- a CDS encoding magnesium chelatase → MRLFPFSAMVGQELLKKGLLANAVDPSIGGVLIRGEKGTGKTTAVRA
- a CDS encoding zf-HC2 domain-containing protein, with the protein product MNCKELVYLLGDYLEGTMEEHLRQEFSRHLELCEPCMNFLRTYDTTRILCRQIRPEEIPEEVRYRLKAFILEKVREHNLDIGKYVERAARERREQVETLLRAYAADRLSPTMAVLFRTHHDRCEMCGAFLKGIDGEKKTAVMTELSPEIEEHIAGFIEALPPGEPPTLP